The Pricia mediterranea genome includes a window with the following:
- a CDS encoding GPW/gp25 family protein, protein MENNNKAYLGTGWSFPPDFDKEAATVTLVSAEKDIEQSLEILLSTSLGERVMQPDYGCNLKDYQFESMDNSLIGFLKDLVERAILFYEPRIKLEKVDITEAESFELIQGILRITVHYEIEGTNTRYNYVYDFYLREADRAI, encoded by the coding sequence ATGGAAAATAACAACAAAGCATATTTGGGCACGGGCTGGTCCTTTCCACCCGACTTCGATAAAGAGGCCGCTACCGTTACCCTGGTCAGTGCCGAAAAGGATATCGAACAAAGTCTCGAGATCCTGCTTTCCACCAGTCTGGGGGAACGGGTCATGCAGCCGGACTATGGCTGTAACCTAAAGGATTACCAGTTTGAGAGTATGGACAATTCCCTGATCGGTTTTTTGAAGGATCTGGTCGAAAGGGCCATCCTTTTTTACGAGCCCCGTATTAAGCTGGAAAAGGTCGATATCACCGAAGCTGAGTCCTTTGAGCTCATCCAGGGCATCCTCAGGATTACCGTCCATTATGAGATCGAGGGCACCAACACCCGGTATAACTATGTCTATGACTTTTACCTAAGGGAAGCCGACCGGGCCATCTGA
- a CDS encoding PAAR domain-containing protein: MPPAARISDMHTCPLSNGPVPHVGGPIVGPSVPNVLIGGQPAAVIGDMCVCTGPPDTIVKGSGTVLIGGRPAARMGDSTAHGGVIVQGMPTVMIGG, translated from the coding sequence ATGCCACCAGCGGCGCGAATATCCGATATGCATACCTGCCCCCTGTCCAACGGGCCGGTGCCCCACGTTGGCGGCCCCATCGTAGGGCCCTCGGTGCCCAACGTGCTGATCGGGGGGCAGCCGGCAGCGGTTATCGGCGATATGTGCGTTTGCACGGGCCCGCCCGATACGATCGTAAAAGGCTCTGGCACCGTGCTGATCGGCGGGAGGCCTGCCGCCCGGATGGGGGACAGTACGGCCCACGGCGGGGTCATCGTGCAGGGTATGCCCACGGTGATGATCGGGGGGTGA
- the vgrG gene encoding type VI secretion system tip protein VgrG, whose protein sequence is MKDRIIPVEASHNVSTFDILIDGQLVDPGYQVISISIIREINGIPSAKVVLKDGDAAEESFQISEQEEFLPGKPISLKIGRDGNNAQLFKGIIVKHGIRVRESGETQLILDCRDEAVKMTLGRHNRYYENLRDSEIMEEVIDRYGMLDHEVEATGISHKEMVQHHSTDWDFLMLRAEANGKLVLCDDGKINVKMPNTDTDAALSVLFGATLIDFEAEMDGRTQWNAVEARSWDYGAQGLFEHETDSVEINEPGNVDGAVMAADLSPEKYELRHSGQAIAEELQEWTRSMMQISRLAKIRGRAKFTGFGELKPGQLIDLQGVGSRFTGKAYVSAVRHDVYKGSWYTQAQFGLPPDCYSRQYDDIADAPAAGLVPAISGLQIGKVVQLQDDPDGENRILVRLPIIDNAARGVWARVATLDAGQGSTNGGRGSFFLPEIEDEVIVGFVNDDPRDAVVLGMLNSSPQPAPINAQDANHEKGFVTRSKMRVHFNDETKTITIDTPAGNSITLDEDSSSISIDDQNGNTVTMDPSGIAIESASDIKMEATGKIDIKAGAALTLAAAQMAISAQSSMEVKGATAKLSSDGITEIKGSLVNIN, encoded by the coding sequence ATGAAAGACAGGATCATCCCGGTAGAGGCATCGCACAACGTATCCACCTTCGACATCTTGATCGATGGCCAACTGGTGGATCCGGGGTATCAGGTGATTTCCATTTCGATCATAAGGGAAATCAATGGAATTCCCTCTGCCAAGGTCGTGCTCAAGGACGGCGATGCGGCTGAGGAATCCTTTCAGATCAGTGAACAAGAAGAATTTTTGCCCGGAAAACCCATATCCCTAAAAATCGGACGCGACGGCAATAACGCCCAACTCTTTAAAGGGATTATCGTAAAACACGGGATACGCGTCAGGGAAAGCGGGGAGACCCAACTGATCCTCGATTGTAGGGACGAGGCCGTAAAAATGACCCTGGGCCGCCACAATCGCTATTATGAGAATCTAAGGGACAGTGAGATTATGGAAGAGGTGATCGACCGCTACGGGATGTTGGACCATGAGGTCGAGGCAACCGGCATCTCGCACAAAGAGATGGTGCAGCACCATAGCACCGATTGGGATTTCTTAATGCTGCGCGCCGAGGCCAATGGGAAACTGGTCCTATGCGACGACGGCAAAATCAACGTCAAGATGCCCAATACCGATACAGATGCCGCACTTTCAGTACTGTTCGGCGCGACCTTGATCGATTTTGAGGCGGAGATGGACGGCCGGACCCAGTGGAACGCGGTCGAGGCCAGATCGTGGGATTACGGGGCCCAAGGCCTGTTCGAGCACGAGACCGATAGCGTGGAGATCAACGAACCGGGCAATGTCGATGGGGCGGTGATGGCGGCTGACCTGTCCCCCGAAAAATACGAACTGCGGCACTCCGGGCAGGCCATCGCCGAGGAACTGCAGGAATGGACCCGGTCGATGATGCAGATCAGCCGCCTGGCCAAGATCAGGGGGCGGGCCAAGTTCACGGGATTCGGCGAACTGAAACCGGGGCAGCTGATCGACTTGCAGGGGGTAGGGAGCCGGTTTACCGGTAAGGCCTACGTGAGTGCGGTACGGCACGACGTGTACAAGGGCTCCTGGTACACCCAAGCCCAATTCGGACTGCCCCCCGATTGCTATTCGCGACAATACGACGACATCGCCGATGCGCCCGCCGCGGGCCTGGTACCCGCCATCAGCGGTCTCCAGATCGGAAAAGTGGTGCAATTGCAGGACGATCCCGACGGGGAGAACCGGATACTGGTGCGCTTGCCCATCATAGACAACGCGGCCAGGGGCGTATGGGCCAGGGTCGCCACCCTCGACGCGGGGCAGGGAAGCACCAATGGAGGAAGGGGCTCGTTCTTTCTCCCCGAGATCGAGGACGAGGTCATCGTAGGCTTCGTGAACGACGATCCCCGAGACGCGGTGGTGTTGGGAATGCTCAATAGCAGTCCCCAACCCGCCCCGATAAATGCTCAGGATGCCAATCACGAAAAGGGCTTTGTGACCCGGTCGAAAATGCGGGTCCACTTTAACGACGAGACCAAGACCATTACCATCGATACCCCGGCCGGAAACAGTATCACGCTCGACGAGGACAGTTCCTCGATCAGTATTGACGACCAAAACGGGAACACGGTTACGATGGACCCGTCGGGCATCGCGATCGAGAGTGCCTCGGACATCAAAATGGAGGCTACCGGAAAAATCGATATCAAGGCGGGGGCCGCCCTTACCCTGGCCGCTGCCCAGATGGCCATTTCGGCCCAGTCGAGTATGGAGGTCAAAGGTGCGACCGCCAAGCTTTCCTCCGACGGGATTACAGAGATCAAGGGTTCCTTGGTAAACATTAATTGA
- a CDS encoding CIS tube protein, whose protein sequence is MDESGQLIKVLIHAFDDEGFQRRSKLDKNPISLPVNPESFSQNFKVELNQQQGQGNQGTNPDYMGTKPEELKLDFTFDGTQTIEGYAYNSDDPSVKAQLDIFMKTVYDMNGEIHRPHFLSVQWGDFTFPCILSNLDLNYSLFKANGDPLRIKASATFLNYIAQQERVARERKKSPDLTHVRLVKAGDRLDHMVHTIYDDPKYVTQVARANGLTTFREIEPGVEMVFPPLDKTVI, encoded by the coding sequence ATGGACGAGAGCGGACAATTGATCAAGGTATTGATACACGCCTTTGACGACGAAGGTTTTCAAAGACGTTCCAAATTGGATAAAAATCCGATTTCCCTCCCGGTGAACCCCGAAAGTTTCAGCCAGAACTTCAAGGTAGAGCTGAACCAGCAACAGGGACAGGGCAATCAGGGCACCAATCCCGATTACATGGGCACCAAGCCCGAGGAGCTGAAGTTGGACTTCACCTTCGACGGCACCCAGACCATCGAGGGGTACGCCTACAACAGCGACGACCCTTCGGTAAAGGCGCAGCTCGACATTTTTATGAAGACGGTGTACGATATGAACGGGGAGATCCATCGGCCGCATTTTTTGTCCGTACAATGGGGCGATTTCACGTTTCCCTGCATCCTTTCGAACCTCGATCTCAACTACAGCCTGTTCAAGGCCAACGGAGATCCCCTGCGAATCAAGGCGAGCGCCACCTTTTTGAACTATATCGCACAACAGGAGCGGGTCGCCCGGGAGCGAAAAAAATCGCCCGATCTGACCCATGTCCGCCTGGTCAAGGCGGGCGACCGGTTAGACCACATGGTCCACACGATTTACGACGACCCCAAATACGTAACCCAGGTGGCCCGTGCCAACGGCCTGACCACCTTTAGAGAAATCGAACCGGGCGTTGAGATGGTTTTCCCGCCCTTGGATAAAACAGTGATATGA
- a CDS encoding DUF5908 family protein, whose translation MPLEIRELIIKAKVDENGGAATGGEGAKTGEEIKVNEIVEKVFDILKQKSER comes from the coding sequence ATGCCATTGGAAATCAGGGAATTGATCATCAAGGCCAAGGTCGATGAAAACGGCGGGGCCGCAACCGGGGGCGAAGGGGCGAAAACCGGCGAGGAAATCAAGGTCAACGAGATCGTCGAAAAGGTATTCGACATCCTTAAGCAAAAATCGGAAAGATAA
- a CDS encoding phage tail protein, whose translation MELVSNTVHQIVGFHFRVFFFDLSDGKEADLKFQSVSGLDVQIEKETLKEGGENRFEHNIPGRRKYSALTLKRGILTPADSALTVWLQKAFQDLEITPLSRVDVELLNENHDILMQWELSHVWPVSWKVGELNAERGEVLIETLELSYNYFKLVAN comes from the coding sequence ATGGAATTGGTATCGAATACGGTGCATCAGATCGTCGGCTTCCATTTTAGGGTGTTCTTTTTTGACCTCTCCGACGGAAAGGAAGCGGACCTGAAATTTCAGTCCGTTTCAGGGCTGGACGTGCAGATTGAAAAGGAAACCTTGAAGGAAGGCGGTGAAAACCGGTTTGAACACAATATTCCCGGTCGCAGAAAATACAGTGCCCTTACCCTCAAAAGAGGCATCCTCACGCCCGCCGATTCCGCCCTAACCGTCTGGTTGCAGAAAGCCTTCCAAGATTTGGAAATCACCCCCTTGAGCCGAGTAGACGTCGAGCTGCTGAACGAGAACCACGACATCCTCATGCAGTGGGAGCTGTCGCACGTATGGCCCGTCAGCTGGAAGGTGGGCGAGCTCAATGCCGAAAGGGGAGAGGTGCTGATCGAGACCCTCGAACTCAGCTATAACTATTTTAAGCTGGTCGCGAACTAG
- a CDS encoding phage tail protein produces MAAIGDYPLPKFHFLVEWGSDFRIGFTECSGLDFETEVIEYREGSSKKYNKSKQPGLTKYSNVTLKRGTFEGDFDFFTEWQKTYFFQEGNETGSKYRRAVTIKLLNENHEPIITWVLENAWPSKVQSTDLKADANEVAVETMELVHEGLTILEAK; encoded by the coding sequence ATGGCAGCTATAGGAGATTATCCGTTACCCAAGTTTCATTTCTTGGTCGAATGGGGAAGCGATTTCAGGATTGGGTTCACGGAATGCAGCGGACTGGATTTTGAAACCGAAGTGATCGAATACCGGGAGGGCAGCAGCAAGAAATACAACAAGAGCAAACAGCCGGGCCTGACCAAGTACAGCAACGTGACCCTAAAAAGGGGAACGTTCGAAGGCGACTTCGACTTCTTTACCGAATGGCAAAAGACCTATTTCTTTCAGGAAGGCAACGAAACGGGATCGAAGTACCGCAGGGCCGTTACCATCAAACTGTTGAACGAGAACCACGAGCCTATCATCACCTGGGTACTCGAGAACGCCTGGCCGAGCAAGGTACAGTCCACCGACCTCAAGGCCGATGCCAACGAGGTGGCGGTCGAGACCATGGAGCTGGTCCATGAGGGGCTCACCATTTTGGAGGCGAAATAA
- a CDS encoding phage tail sheath family protein yields MNYKTPGVKIEEIPKLPPSIAQVETAIPAFIGYTEKAEDQRGDPLTNEPRRITSLLEYERFFGNPDEETGLTVDISGSLENPGDIKVSLADRSKYLMHYAVQMFYANGGGPCWIVSVGDYSTQIVDSDVLKAGLNATEKVDEITLYVYPDAQGIADQANFYSLFKETLDMCVELKDRFAVIDIWQNEPITALNYLDFINGMRSANLGASEDILKYGATYFPNVETQLNYYYGGEGDGDANVNVTGAFAGTLDGLKAGNNALYFQAQSKIRDFPMEMPPSPGVVGLYASVDSSRGVWKAPANVGMDLVVRPMLKITDKQQRDLNVDAGSGRSVNAIRSFVGRGPAIVWGARTLAGNSNEWRYVPVRRFFNMVEESVKKATIQFVFEPNDINTWSRVKSMIDNFLVQQWRAGALMGTTPEQAFYVKVGLNETMNELDIWEGRMIVEIGMAVVRPAEFIILRFSHKMLSE; encoded by the coding sequence ATGAATTACAAAACACCCGGAGTTAAGATCGAGGAGATCCCGAAACTCCCACCGTCGATCGCCCAGGTAGAGACGGCCATTCCCGCCTTTATCGGGTACACCGAAAAAGCCGAGGACCAGCGCGGCGACCCGTTAACCAACGAACCGAGAAGAATAACCTCTCTGTTGGAGTATGAGCGTTTTTTCGGGAATCCGGACGAGGAAACCGGACTAACGGTCGATATCTCCGGATCTCTCGAGAATCCCGGCGACATCAAGGTAAGCCTTGCCGACCGTTCAAAATACCTCATGCACTACGCGGTGCAGATGTTCTATGCCAATGGCGGGGGCCCCTGCTGGATCGTGTCGGTGGGCGACTATTCGACCCAGATCGTTGACAGCGACGTGCTAAAGGCAGGGCTTAACGCCACCGAAAAAGTGGACGAGATTACCTTGTATGTCTATCCCGATGCCCAAGGCATCGCAGACCAGGCCAATTTTTATAGCCTGTTCAAGGAGACTTTGGATATGTGCGTAGAGCTCAAGGATCGTTTCGCGGTGATCGATATTTGGCAGAACGAGCCGATTACCGCCCTGAACTATCTCGATTTTATAAACGGGATGCGGTCGGCCAACCTCGGTGCGAGCGAGGATATATTGAAATATGGGGCCACCTATTTTCCCAATGTGGAGACCCAACTGAACTATTACTACGGAGGGGAAGGCGATGGAGATGCCAATGTCAACGTCACAGGGGCCTTTGCGGGAACCTTAGACGGACTTAAGGCCGGGAACAACGCCCTCTATTTCCAGGCGCAGAGCAAAATAAGGGACTTTCCCATGGAGATGCCGCCCTCCCCGGGAGTGGTGGGCCTCTATGCGAGTGTCGATTCGTCCCGCGGGGTGTGGAAAGCTCCTGCCAACGTAGGCATGGACCTGGTAGTGCGGCCTATGTTGAAGATTACCGACAAACAGCAGCGCGACCTGAACGTGGATGCGGGCTCCGGGCGATCGGTAAATGCCATCCGCAGCTTTGTGGGTAGGGGCCCGGCCATCGTATGGGGTGCCCGCACCCTGGCCGGCAACAGCAATGAATGGCGCTATGTGCCGGTACGCCGCTTCTTTAACATGGTCGAGGAATCCGTGAAAAAGGCCACGATCCAGTTCGTGTTCGAACCCAACGACATCAATACCTGGTCGCGGGTCAAATCGATGATCGATAACTTTCTCGTGCAGCAATGGCGGGCGGGTGCCCTGATGGGAACCACCCCTGAACAGGCCTTTTACGTAAAGGTAGGCCTGAACGAGACTATGAACGAGCTCGATATCTGGGAGGGCAGGATGATCGTCGAAATCGGCATGGCGGTCGTAAGGCCCGCTGAATTCATCATCTTGAGATTCAGCCATAAAATGCTGTCGGAATAA
- a CDS encoding DUF4255 domain-containing protein codes for MIGIALKLLQDELGSYISLNSPGDDITSDDVILHNIALLDNEEADLNNKIVMTLVNIEEESTLKNCGNTVKGINGTRYVEPPVFLNLYMLISATLGPDLADAYEFALNRLSLIVQFFQSKKTFTVKNSPFATLSGNTVVTEEVKEALRLNVELYTLTFEQINHLWGSLGGKQVPSALYKIRLVKIQENTGQEAPVIERIKTVETLINADCDE; via the coding sequence ATGATCGGAATAGCCTTAAAATTATTGCAGGACGAACTGGGCAGCTATATTTCCCTCAATAGCCCAGGCGACGACATTACCTCCGACGATGTCATCCTACACAATATTGCCTTGCTTGACAATGAGGAAGCCGATCTGAACAACAAGATTGTCATGACCTTGGTGAACATCGAGGAAGAAAGTACCCTAAAGAACTGTGGCAATACCGTAAAGGGTATCAACGGTACCCGATATGTCGAGCCCCCGGTATTTCTCAACCTGTACATGTTGATTTCCGCAACATTGGGACCCGATTTGGCCGATGCCTATGAGTTCGCGTTGAACAGGCTGTCGCTGATCGTCCAGTTTTTCCAATCGAAAAAAACCTTTACCGTCAAGAATTCCCCCTTTGCGACCCTTTCCGGGAATACGGTGGTCACCGAGGAAGTCAAGGAGGCACTGCGGCTGAACGTCGAACTGTACACCCTGACCTTCGAACAGATCAACCATCTGTGGGGATCTTTGGGCGGTAAGCAGGTGCCATCGGCCCTCTACAAGATTCGTCTGGTGAAAATTCAGGAGAACACAGGTCAGGAGGCCCCGGTCATCGAAAGGATCAAGACGGTTGAAACCCTGATAAACGCCGATTGTGATGAGTGA
- a CDS encoding aldose epimerase family protein, which translates to MGRKTLYIIASFAVAIIFTSCKETKKSDNMNDETASKSEKPIQTNLQESDFETEIDGKPVRLYWLKKDDLTMAMTNYGARIVGLWTPDKNGDLTDVVIGRSSAQAYVDGPESYFGATIGRVGNRIAQGKFEVDGREYSIEPNNNENALHGGEHGFQDKVWDANQPNGYTLELRYTSPDGEEGFPGELEAKATYSLIDDHTLKIEYEATTDKPTVINLTNHAYFNLNGEGSGSILDHRIQIYADKFTPVDEGLIPIGELREVAGTPFDFTSPHTIGERIDADNEQLGFGGGYDHNFVLGSKREKGMNHAAKVIGDKSGIIMDVFTEEPGVQFYTGNFMASENTLKSGAKDDKRSAFCLETQHFPDAPNQPKFPSIELRPEDTYRTVTEYQFSTE; encoded by the coding sequence ATGGGTAGAAAAACCTTATATATCATAGCTTCCTTTGCGGTCGCAATAATTTTTACATCCTGCAAGGAAACCAAAAAGAGCGACAATATGAATGATGAAACCGCTTCAAAATCTGAAAAACCCATCCAAACTAATCTGCAAGAATCAGATTTCGAGACCGAAATCGACGGCAAGCCCGTCCGATTGTATTGGTTGAAAAAAGATGATTTGACAATGGCCATGACGAACTACGGCGCGCGTATCGTGGGGCTGTGGACGCCGGACAAGAACGGTGACCTTACCGATGTCGTTATCGGCCGCAGCAGCGCCCAAGCCTATGTTGACGGACCGGAATCTTACTTCGGGGCCACCATCGGAAGGGTCGGCAATCGTATCGCCCAAGGTAAATTCGAGGTTGACGGAAGGGAATATTCCATAGAGCCCAACAACAACGAAAATGCCTTGCATGGCGGAGAACACGGATTTCAGGACAAGGTATGGGATGCGAACCAGCCCAACGGCTATACTTTAGAGCTACGCTATACCTCTCCCGATGGGGAAGAGGGCTTTCCGGGGGAGCTCGAGGCCAAGGCGACTTATTCCTTGATTGACGACCATACCCTAAAAATCGAATATGAGGCCACTACCGATAAACCTACGGTGATTAACTTGACCAATCACGCCTACTTCAACCTGAACGGGGAGGGGAGTGGCAGCATTCTCGACCACAGGATCCAGATTTATGCGGACAAGTTTACGCCGGTCGATGAAGGTCTGATTCCCATCGGCGAGCTGAGGGAGGTCGCGGGTACGCCTTTCGATTTTACGAGTCCCCATACCATCGGCGAGCGTATCGATGCCGATAACGAACAGTTAGGTTTCGGGGGCGGCTACGACCACAATTTTGTGCTGGGCAGCAAGCGGGAGAAAGGCATGAACCATGCTGCCAAGGTCATCGGCGACAAGTCGGGCATTATTATGGACGTGTTTACCGAAGAACCGGGGGTGCAGTTTTATACCGGTAATTTTATGGCTTCGGAGAACACCTTGAAATCCGGTGCGAAAGACGACAAAAGATCCGCCTTCTGTCTGGAGACCCAACATTTCCCCGATGCACCGAACCAGCCGAAATTTCCATCGATTGAGCTACGGCCGGAAGATACCTATCGTACGGTTACGGAGTATCAATTTTCGACGGAATAA
- a CDS encoding methylmalonyl-CoA mutase subunit beta, translating into MEKKLFSEFDPVPAKAWKQKIQYGLKGKDYNEHVVWESPEGIKVKPFYHAEDLPKVGSDVTQEQLSRLQRDAETAQEQPSSGNKGAETVQEKPSLGKRAAETTKERPLSQQGGVITRTKRLSWQVTQEVFVADAARANAKARDVLQRGAESLIFTIPSEDVDLGVLLKDIDPGTVPLHFNFRFFNLDYIQKGMDFAGDSLGNVHLNLDIIAHLACTGNWFYNLEKDFKLLDELLAAHTQGGTMNTIGVDASLYQNAGANIVQQLAYALAHANEYLNRCGKFRNGSGFSEDRNTNDRHNAGGRERSKETSGDLGLITGSLATEEPNLNEKITFKIAVGGNYFFEIAKIRAMRMLWQTLAAEYQVSPRCHILAVPSKRNKTLYDFNVNLLRSTTECMSAILGGADSVCNLPYDALYKKSNEFSERIARNQLLILKKESYFEGREHPAAGAYYIESLTKQLAEKALLLFKSIEQNGGFLKQLKAQTIQRKIKESAAKEQHRFDKGDEILVGTNSFQNAADTMKENLELYPFVKTKQRKTLIEPIVERRLAEGIEKERLESNR; encoded by the coding sequence ATGGAAAAGAAACTGTTCTCCGAATTCGATCCGGTTCCCGCAAAAGCCTGGAAACAGAAGATTCAGTACGGGCTAAAGGGCAAGGATTACAATGAACATGTGGTATGGGAATCGCCCGAAGGCATCAAGGTCAAACCTTTTTATCATGCGGAAGACCTGCCAAAAGTCGGTTCCGATGTTACCCAAGAACAACTTTCCCGGTTACAAAGGGATGCCGAAACTGCCCAAGAGCAGCCTTCCTCGGGAAATAAGGGTGCTGAAACGGTTCAAGAGAAACCTTCGTTGGGGAAAAGGGCCGCTGAAACTACCAAAGAGCGGCCGTTATCGCAACAGGGTGGGGTAATCACTCGTACAAAGCGGCTTTCCTGGCAGGTTACGCAAGAGGTTTTTGTCGCCGACGCGGCCAGGGCGAACGCCAAGGCACGGGATGTGCTGCAACGGGGTGCCGAGAGTCTGATTTTTACGATTCCATCCGAGGATGTCGATTTGGGAGTGCTGCTCAAGGACATTGACCCGGGCACTGTTCCACTGCATTTCAATTTTCGATTCTTTAATCTGGATTACATCCAAAAAGGGATGGATTTTGCCGGGGATTCCCTGGGGAATGTCCATCTTAACCTTGATATCATTGCCCATTTGGCCTGCACCGGGAATTGGTTTTATAATTTGGAGAAAGACTTTAAATTGCTCGATGAGCTTTTGGCAGCTCACACGCAAGGCGGAACCATGAACACTATCGGGGTCGATGCCTCGCTGTACCAAAATGCCGGAGCCAACATCGTACAACAGTTGGCCTACGCCCTTGCTCATGCCAACGAATACCTGAACCGATGTGGGAAATTTCGGAACGGGAGTGGTTTTTCTGAGGATAGGAACACGAACGACCGCCACAACGCTGGAGGACGCGAGAGGAGTAAAGAAACTTCCGGGGACCTAGGTCTAATAACAGGATCTCTTGCCACTGAAGAGCCTAATCTCAATGAAAAAATCACTTTCAAAATAGCAGTGGGCGGCAACTACTTCTTTGAAATCGCCAAAATTAGGGCCATGCGTATGTTATGGCAGACCTTGGCCGCAGAATATCAAGTATCCCCGCGCTGCCATATTCTCGCCGTTCCGTCAAAACGAAACAAAACTTTGTACGACTTTAATGTCAACCTGCTGCGATCGACTACGGAATGCATGTCCGCCATTCTCGGGGGAGCGGATAGCGTCTGCAACCTTCCCTACGACGCCCTTTATAAAAAATCCAATGAATTTTCAGAACGTATCGCCCGAAACCAATTGCTTATCCTAAAGAAAGAGAGCTATTTCGAAGGCAGGGAACATCCTGCCGCGGGAGCTTATTATATCGAATCGTTGACAAAACAGTTGGCGGAGAAAGCTTTGTTACTATTCAAGAGTATCGAGCAAAACGGAGGATTTTTGAAGCAGTTAAAAGCCCAGACCATCCAAAGAAAAATAAAGGAGAGCGCAGCCAAAGAGCAACATCGCTTTGATAAAGGGGATGAAATTTTAGTAGGAACCAATTCCTTTCAAAATGCAGCGGATACTATGAAGGAAAACCTGGAACTGTATCCTTTTGTTAAAACAAAACAACGCAAAACCCTGATCGAACCCATCGTCGAAAGGCGCTTGGCGGAGGGAATCGAGAAAGAGCGGTTGGAGAGTAACCGTTAG